CATTGTTACGTATTTGTACAAATACGATGCCTGACGACAAACCCGCCAGTTCATTATCCAGTTCTTTTAAAACGATATCCATCTGCCTTGCCAACGACAATTGACCTACTTCATCCATTACAAAAACCCTCCTATATACCTTGTCCAAAAATAATTAATAGGTCTTACGACTCAATTATATGCGAAGATTTTTAACCTTACAATCAAAACCAACATAATTGGGTATTTATAACTATTTTCTAAGTATATCCATCATTTTAAATTTCGCCAACAGGTAATGTTAATTACACTTCGACATTTTGCGACTTTGTTCATCATCTTCTGCAAAAATTACAAAAAAGGCCTCCCTTATAGGAGACCTTTCAAAAGTGTAAATCCGTTATTTTGTCATTTGTAAAAATTGCTCAATATCCTGAACAGTAACTTGCGCAGCATTACGCCAGAAGTCAGCCTGTGTTAAATCGGTACCTAAGTGCTTGGAAGCCAATTCTTCGACTGTCATGCGACCAGTATCACGCAGCAAGGCATCATATTGGTCGGCGAAGCCGTCAGGGTTTTCCTTCGCAAAAGCGTAAATTCCTGCACTGAACATATACCCGAATGTGTACGGGAAGTTGTAGAAAGGAGTGTCCGTAATATAGAAATGCAGCTTGGATGCCCAAAAATGAGGATGAGCCTCATCCAGGATACCACTAAACGCTTCACGCTGCGCTTGTTCCATCAACTCGCTTAATTGTTGTGCTCCTACGACTCCTTTTTTCCGCAACTCGTAAAAACGGGTTTCAAATAGGAAACGGGCATGAATGTTCATAAAGAAGGCTACACCACGCTGAATTTTATCCTCCAGCAAAGCTACCTTCTCCTGACCCTCGGCAGCTTCCAGCAAAGCATCTGATACAATAAGTTCTGCCAGCGTCGACGCCGTCTCAGCTACGTTCATGGCATAATTTTGATTCAATGGGTGCAATTCATTCATCACATGCTGGTGATAACCGTGTCCGAGCTCATGGGCCAGTGTCGAAACGTTGGATGGTGATCCGGCATAGGTCATAAAAATACGGGTCTCTTTGCTTAGACGCAGAGATGTACAGAAACCACCCGGACGTTTGCCAGGACGATCCTCTGCTTCAATCCAACTTTTCTCAAAAGCCATTTGGGCAAAGTCAGCCATTCTCGAGCTAAATTTACCAAATTGCTCAACAATCGTTACAGCAGCATCGTCGTATGGGATTTTAGTGGTTGATGTTCCCAGCGGAGCTTCAACGTCATGCCAGGACAGCTTCTCTAAGCCCAGCAGCTTTGCTTTCCGCTCCAAGTATTTAACTACAATAGGCTTTGTTTCATTAATAACCTGCCACATCGTATCCAGCGTTTGTGCGGACATACGGCTGATTTCCAGCGGTTCTTTAAGCACATCTGTCCAGCCTCGTTTTTCATATAGCTTCAGACGGAAGCCTGCCAAATGATTCAATGTATCCGCGCAATAGTCCTCTACCTGAGCCCATGCCTCTTCCCAACGTGCAAACACATCTTTACGTACGCTGCGATCTGCTTCATCCAACTTATTAGCTGCCTGACCTACAGACAGGTTTACGATCTCGCCATTTTCTGGTACAGGGATCGTCATATTTTTGACAATGGTATCATAGAAGTCGCCCCATCCATGGTAGCCATCCACTGCCAGATCCAATGCAAGGCTTTCCAGCTCAGGAGCCATTTTTTCACGTGCTTCGTTCCGATATTCGTTCAGGACAAAAGAAATCGGCTGGATAGCTTCGCGCTCCATCCATTTCTGCCAAATGTCTTCACTGGTTTGTGCCAGCAAGTTCTGGAAAGATACTAAAGCACTTTTCCCTTGGGCATACAGCGTGTTGACACGCGCTCCCAGTTGAACAGCCAGCTTGTCGTGCTGGTTTTGAGCAGTTAGACAAGAGACAAAGGAACCCGCCTGCGACGCGCCATTAAACAGCTCCTGGATGCTACTCAATACACTATCCAGACGCTCGGTATCCAATACCGTTTGTGGTACTTTAGCTGCTTTAAGCTGGGACTGCAGCTGTTGGACCTTGCTTTCCAATTCTTCCAAAAATGCATGGAATGAGGCAGAGGAAGACCCTCCGCTAAAAATAGATTCCAGATCCCATGTTTGCTTTAACGGTGTTTTCATAATAGTTCCACCTTTCTTTTTTGGCGAATTCATGTGGTTTCATATACAATAAAGCTACATCGTGATAGTAAATCACTACAATTGGGAGGAAAACAGAATGAGACCCTTACAAATTTCGCCGGAAACGGCTGTGAAATTATCCGAAAAGCTCGGTATTCCGCTGGAACACCTTATGCATACACCCCAGCACATTTTGATGCAAAAGCTGGCCGAACTGGCTAAAGAAGAAACCGCTGACCCGAACGGCGGAGAATCGGACAAATCATGATCCCTTTTCATAAAACCTGGCCTTATGACATCGTCATGGGAGACGTTTATGTACAGTCTTGTCCGTTTTGCGACCAGGATAATGTATTGCTGCCCCTGAAGCCTAAAGAACTTAAGCTCATACACGAAGGTATGAAAAAGCTGCTTGTGTTTCCATGTTGCCATAACAAGGTTACTTTAGTGGATTGTGATGACGATTATTTGCTGTCAGATACCACATTGCGTCATCATTAATTCATGAGTTGTAAGAGAATATAACCCGTTTTACAAACAAGGTGTGAACCATGAGCCTAAATCGGCCATAGTGCACACCTTTATTTCTTCAGGAGGAGCTTGCGTCTTGCATTTCCTCCGGCAGTTGGAAATTTTTAGCCATCATTTGTTCTCGCAGTACAGACCACTGTTCGCGGGAAGCCCGGATCATGGCTGCATCCATAATCTTTTTGTCATTAATGACACGCGAAAACCAGCGTACCGCTTCGTTAAAGTTCCCTGTACGTCGATGCAATTCACCAATCAGATACAGCAGTTTGGCATTATTCGCCCCGACACCCTCCAGCTCATAAACCCGAACGTAAGAATCCAGACTAAATTTGAGAAAGCGAAGCTCCTGCTCCTCATTTCCCTGGTATCTGTACATCCATGCGATATGCTGTAATAGACTGGCTACTACGCGTTCCTTTTCTCCGATGACCTGGGCACAGAGTAAACCCAGTTTATACGTTTCTAATGCCTCTTCCCAGCTACGATGCCCGCCATATTCGCGAGACTGCCAGCGATTACCGATTTTATCTCTAAAAATCTTGGTTTGCTGATCGCTTAACTGAACGGTAGAGTGCTCTGTCGAGGTAAACCCACAATGAGGACAGACCCTTACGACATAAAAATCCGGATTTTCATTCTTATAATAAGCGCAAAAATCTGAATCTGTACGAATGGCCTTCTTTAGGCTTGGTCTGACACGAGATGTCTGAAATTCTTCTTCACAATGTGTGCAGGTGATTTTAATCTGATATAACGGTTCAAGTTCCAATGTTTTTACAACCCTCTCCAAAATTCGGCAATCCCCGCAAGCTTACGGGGTATTTACAAAATGATGCGCAGGACCAGACAAACGGTTAAGTATGATGGAACGAAGCGGCTCCTCAATGCCCGTATCCGTTAACGCACCTGCCATACAAGACAACCATGCCTCTGCTCGCTCCTCCGTTACGGGAAACTTCATATGTCTCGCACGTAACATTGGATGACCATATGCATCAGAAAAAAGGGACGGTCCTCCAAAAAACTGGCTCAGGAACATAAACTGCTTTTCCTTAACCGGTTCCATGTCTTTAGGAAACAGGGGACTTAACAACGGATCTTTATAAACTCTCGGGTAGAAGGCCTCAATAATAGCACGAATACCTTCCGCGCCCCCAAGGTTGTCATAAATGCTCAGGCTAGGGTTCACTTTTCCTCCAACTTTCTGTGCTATGGTAATAAATATACACCCGTATTATAACAAAAAACAAAAAATGACGCTAAAAATAAGCGTCATTTTATCAATTTAACATATGAAGAGGATGTGCTTCGTTGCACATAGCTTCGTCATTCTATAAATACAATTAATAACTCCGCCAATCCTCTTCACCGGAATGGACGAGAGAGGCACGAATAACATACACAAAAGCACATACGAACAGACCGGCAACGATACTCATCCTGATCACTCCATCCTTAAGGTTATGGATCGTTGTTTTCCTATTTTAACATACTCTTTACAAAAATACAGCAACAAATGTAACCGTTTTCTTTGTTTTTTTGTACTCTTTGTCCATCCCCGACATAGGTATAATAGTACAACTCCAAAGGAGGGGCCTCTATGTCGCTATACCGTCGTTACTCGCTTCCTCTGCTCATCCTTTCACTGCTATTCCTATTTATACTTATGGCTGTATACCCGCAATCTTCTCTGAATGCCGGGCTTCGGGGGCTTGCCATCTGGTGGGACGTGCTGTTTCCGTCTTTATTCCCGTTTTTCGTTATTTCCGAGCTTCTCCTCGGTTTCGGAATTGTTCATTTCATAGGTGCGCTGTTGGATCCGCTGATGCAGCCTCTATTCCGTGTACCTGGCTGTGGAGGTTTTGTCGCTGCGGTCAGCTGTGCATCCGGTTACCCGATTGGAGCTAAACTAACAGCCAAGCTGTGGGAGCAAAAATGGATCACACGCATTGAAGGAGAGCGTTTGGTCGCATTTACGACTTCCTCTGATCCGATATTCTTGATCGGTGCGGTTTCCGTTGGCTTCTTCCATCAACCAGAAATTGCACTCGTGCTGGGCGCGGCTCATTATGGTGGTGTGCTCATCATCGGGCTACTTATGCGCTTCCACGGTTCCCGTTCAGGGGAAACAGATACTCGCAGCGACCGCCCTCAACCTACTCCAAAAGCCTGGTCGAAGTCCACGAATACAAAAGCTGCAGGTCGCAATAGACAGCCTGGACCCCTACGCCAAGCATTATATGCCATGCATACAGCTCGTTTGGAAGATGGTCGTCCATTGGGTGAGTTACTCCGTGAGGCGATTACTTCCTCCCTACGCCTTATTATTGTCGTAGGAGGGCTAGTTGTATTCTTCTGCGTCATTTTAGAAGCTTTGACGAACTCCGGTTTAATGAGCGGGCTTCATCTGCTTACGGCAAACCTCTTGACTGCATGTGGTCTTCCTCCTACGTTAACGGAGTCCATCGTAGGTGGTATTTTCGAAGTCACTTTAGGAGCGCAGGCCGCAGGTAAAGCCACGGCAGCGGTACCATTCAAGGTAGCCGCAGCCGCTTTTGTGCTCTCCTGGGGCGGGCTATCGGTTCATGCGCAGGTTGCAAGTATTTTAAATATGACGGATCTTCGTTATATGCCATTTTTGTTGGCCCGGGCTGCGCACGGCTTCATCTCGGCACTGCTCGCTCTCGTGTTATGGCAGCCTCTGATGGGGCAGGGAAGCTCTCCAGTCTTTTTTCCAATATACGACATCGTATGGTCCCCTGGCTTCTCGTCCGCCATGCTGTTGCAAAGTCTGCTGTTTCTTGGCTTTATACTGGCTGGAATGCTTAGTCTCTCATGGTTGAGTGTGGGTACACGTCGCTTATACGTACGTTTGAGAAGAACACACAGGCAATGAACGATTGTGTTCTTGCTCATAATTGATTATGATCGATATATACCCATGACAAAGGAGCTTTTCATCTTGAGATATTATGTTCTGGATCGCGGGGATCAGCACTCCATGGACTTGAGTCAGCAATTTCACCGTCTTGCCCAAGAAAAGAATTTCAAGCTGGATGCCGAATCGCCGGAAATCGTCGTGTCTATTGGAGGCGATGGTACAATGCTTCATGCGTTTCATACCTTCATCGACCGCATTCCGGATATTGCCTTTGTTGGTGTACATACCGGTCATCTAGGCTTTTACGCCGATTGGCGTGCGGACGAGCTGGAGGAGCTAATCCACCTGATGAGCCAAAGCGGATCTGAGGGACCGCTTAACCCGAGAATCGTTAAGTATCCACTGATTGAGTTGGAAATTCACAAGAAATCAGGCAATGCTTCTTTTATTGCCTTGAATGAGTTTACGTTAAAAGGGGTGGATGGCACTGTCGTTGCCCAAGTAGATATTAACGATATCACCTTTGAAATGTTTCGCGGTGACGGTATATGTGTTTCTACCCCCTCAGGGACGACCGCCTATAATAAAGCACTTGGCGGAGCTATGGTTCATCCCACCATTGAAGCATTGCAATTGACTGAGATCGCTTCCATTAATAACCGCGTGTATCGGACACTAGGATCGCCATTGCTACTGCCCAAACATCATCATTGTGATATTTTTTCACGGAAAGATCAGCGTCTTTTATTGACAGTAGATCACCTGAACTTTCCTGTGGATGACTTAATCTCTGTTCGATGTCAGGTCGCAAGTCAGAAGATCAGCTTCGCTCGTTACCGTCCTTTCCCATTTTGGGATCGAGTACGCAACGCCTTTCTTAATTAGAACCTGTAAAAGAGCCGACTCTGGCTCTTTTTTACAAACAAAACGGTTCCTGAAAATTCAGGAACCGTTTTGTTGTGGAGCAGTAAATGTTTTATTCTTTTTACTACTCTCAGTCTTTTCGGCTTTAGCAGCTGGATGGGTCTGACGCTGGCCCTCAGGTTCACGTGAGACACGAACTTGCCGTCCCTCCCGATTTTCCTTTGGTTGACGCTCATAGCGTGGTCCACGTGATTCCTTTTTATCGAAATTCCCTTGCTGATTGCGCTGTCTACGCGGTTCGCGGGTTTGCTGCCCTTCACCCGGATTGCGTCCATCCTTTGCTTCACGTGGTTCTCTTGGCTGGCGCGAATCACGTGCTTCACGTGGCTCACGTTGCCGATTTCCTTCACGTCCTTCTCTGGATGAACGACTTTCACGAGCTTCACGCGGCTGTCGCTCACGTACTTCCTGGGCATCCTTCGGTTCCCGACGTTGCAACTCGCGTGGTTCTCGGAATTCTCGAGGCTGCTCCACTCGCGATTCCTCCGTAGCTGTGGAATCCTGTTGTGGTTGCGGCCACTCCTGTTCTCCAGCTGTATGTTGCAATACTTCTTGCTGCTCTTCGGTTTCTAACGTTCCCGCTTGTTCCCTTTGAGCATCTACCAACTGCTGAATATCTGGAGCAACGATTTCATCATTGACGCCGTTTTTATTAATCACTTCACGGCTTTTTTGCAGCACAAAATAGGCACAGCCAAAATTGCAGTATTCATTAATGTAATCGTCCAGTACCACTATAGATGTATCCTTATTTGCTTTGGGATGGCCGTCTCGATAAAAGCCCTTCAGACGCAGCTGATTGTAACCCCAATCACCAATAATGTAATCATAGCGATCCAGCACTTCACTATACCGATCACGAAACGCTTCGGGATTCCATCCGTTCTTGTGATCCTGCAACAATTCATAGTTTTTACCACCGATTTGAAACAAGCTATTCTGACCGCCTTTCCCGGATCAAGCCTGCGAAAGGGCGCTTTCTTCCTTATGCTGAGCGGCTGACTTCACCTGCTCATGCGCTTGGTAGGAGCTGCGGACCAACGGTCCAGATTCGACGTGGCTGAATCCCCGCTGTAATCCCTCTTCCTTTAACTTCGCAAAATCTTCCGGTGGATAATATTTTTGCACATATAAATGTTTCTCGGACGGCTGCAAATATTGACCAATTGTCAGAATGTCACAATCGACTTTACGCAGATCATCCATGGCTTGTAAGATCTCGTCCCACTCTTCTCCGACACCTAGCATGATGCTTGATTTCGTTGGAATAGCCGGATTTAATTGCTTCGCACGTTGAAGCAGCTCCAGAGAGCGACGGTATTTCGCTTTAGCCCGAACCTTGTCGGACATGCGCTCCACCGTTTCAATATTATGATTCAGAATATCTGGTTTGGCATCCATGACGATTCGCAGCGATTCAATATCGCCCATAAAATCGGGAATCAATACTTCTACACTGCACAAAGGTAACCGGCCGCGAATCGCACGAACCGTTTCTGCAAATATAGTAGCGCCCCCATCTTTTAAATCGTCGCGAGCCACACTGGTTACGACACAGTGCTTCAAATTCATGTTCCCAGCCGCTTCTGCGACGCGATCAGGCTCCTGCAAGTCAAGTTCCGTAGGCAATCCCGTATTTACTGCGCAAAAACGACACGCACGCGTACAAATATCACCCAAAATCATAAATGTAGCTGTCCTATTGGCCCAGCATTCATATATATTAGGGCATCGTGCCTCCTCACATACGGTATGTAATGTCTTGGAACGCATCATGCTCTTGATTTCTTGATAGTTATCGCCTGTCGTAAGTTTAATACGAATCCAGTCGGGCTTAGCTTCCTTCTCTTTTCTAGACAATGGCATAGACCTTCTTTCTGATAAGCTTAAGCTGTCATTGTCATACATTATAACATGAAAGCCATGGAAAAACCTCCATTCATTGTTCCCTTTTTGATATGACATTGATGCCGAAAAAAGTAAACTTTTTATATGGATAAAAGCGGCGGATATGGCTCAATCTAAACAAAAGCGCCCTATTCACGCTATTGAATAGGGTCTAGAATTTACTGGGCGGTTAAGCCCTTCTATAGGAGGTCGGTTCACGTGCCTTACCCTTCGCGGACAGCCCGCGCTGTTCGTCTGTTATCGCTGCTGATATGCGCTGCTACACTGACAACGGCCTGTCCGCTTCCTGCCCATGCCCTTGCCAATCACTTACAGTCCTCGTCCGCCGGAAGCAGCCTGACAGTTAATGTAGATGCTGAACATGCACAGTCTTCAATGTATATTTCCAGGCTTGCTTTATATCGTTCCATCGAAGCCCTGACAGGAGTCCCTTGGTACAGGCTGGCCGCCATCGACCAGTATGAACGTACACTTACGGTGGCCCATCCCAAAGATCGCAAGCATGCAGAACGAACCATAGGTATTTTCGTTACGGGACCGATCTGGTCCGGCTTG
The Paenibacillus peoriae DNA segment above includes these coding regions:
- a CDS encoding M3 family oligoendopeptidase yields the protein MKTPLKQTWDLESIFSGGSSSASFHAFLEELESKVQQLQSQLKAAKVPQTVLDTERLDSVLSSIQELFNGASQAGSFVSCLTAQNQHDKLAVQLGARVNTLYAQGKSALVSFQNLLAQTSEDIWQKWMEREAIQPISFVLNEYRNEAREKMAPELESLALDLAVDGYHGWGDFYDTIVKNMTIPVPENGEIVNLSVGQAANKLDEADRSVRKDVFARWEEAWAQVEDYCADTLNHLAGFRLKLYEKRGWTDVLKEPLEISRMSAQTLDTMWQVINETKPIVVKYLERKAKLLGLEKLSWHDVEAPLGTSTTKIPYDDAAVTIVEQFGKFSSRMADFAQMAFEKSWIEAEDRPGKRPGGFCTSLRLSKETRIFMTYAGSPSNVSTLAHELGHGYHQHVMNELHPLNQNYAMNVAETASTLAELIVSDALLEAAEGQEKVALLEDKIQRGVAFFMNIHARFLFETRFYELRKKGVVGAQQLSELMEQAQREAFSGILDEAHPHFWASKLHFYITDTPFYNFPYTFGYMFSAGIYAFAKENPDGFADQYDALLRDTGRMTVEELASKHLGTDLTQADFWRNAAQVTVQDIEQFLQMTK
- a CDS encoding YycC family protein, encoding MRPLQISPETAVKLSEKLGIPLEHLMHTPQHILMQKLAELAKEETADPNGGESDKS
- a CDS encoding DUF2225 domain-containing protein — translated: MERVVKTLELEPLYQIKITCTHCEEEFQTSRVRPSLKKAIRTDSDFCAYYKNENPDFYVVRVCPHCGFTSTEHSTVQLSDQQTKIFRDKIGNRWQSREYGGHRSWEEALETYKLGLLCAQVIGEKERVVASLLQHIAWMYRYQGNEEQELRFLKFSLDSYVRVYELEGVGANNAKLLYLIGELHRRTGNFNEAVRWFSRVINDKKIMDAAMIRASREQWSVLREQMMAKNFQLPEEMQDASSS
- a CDS encoding globin; the protein is MNPSLSIYDNLGGAEGIRAIIEAFYPRVYKDPLLSPLFPKDMEPVKEKQFMFLSQFFGGPSLFSDAYGHPMLRARHMKFPVTEERAEAWLSCMAGALTDTGIEEPLRSIILNRLSGPAHHFVNTP
- the ylbJ gene encoding sporulation integral membrane protein YlbJ, producing the protein MSLYRRYSLPLLILSLLFLFILMAVYPQSSLNAGLRGLAIWWDVLFPSLFPFFVISELLLGFGIVHFIGALLDPLMQPLFRVPGCGGFVAAVSCASGYPIGAKLTAKLWEQKWITRIEGERLVAFTTSSDPIFLIGAVSVGFFHQPEIALVLGAAHYGGVLIIGLLMRFHGSRSGETDTRSDRPQPTPKAWSKSTNTKAAGRNRQPGPLRQALYAMHTARLEDGRPLGELLREAITSSLRLIIVVGGLVVFFCVILEALTNSGLMSGLHLLTANLLTACGLPPTLTESIVGGIFEVTLGAQAAGKATAAVPFKVAAAAFVLSWGGLSVHAQVASILNMTDLRYMPFLLARAAHGFISALLALVLWQPLMGQGSSPVFFPIYDIVWSPGFSSAMLLQSLLFLGFILAGMLSLSWLSVGTRRLYVRLRRTHRQ
- a CDS encoding NAD kinase, translated to MRYYVLDRGDQHSMDLSQQFHRLAQEKNFKLDAESPEIVVSIGGDGTMLHAFHTFIDRIPDIAFVGVHTGHLGFYADWRADELEELIHLMSQSGSEGPLNPRIVKYPLIELEIHKKSGNASFIALNEFTLKGVDGTVVAQVDINDITFEMFRGDGICVSTPSGTTAYNKALGGAMVHPTIEALQLTEIASINNRVYRTLGSPLLLPKHHHCDIFSRKDQRLLLTVDHLNFPVDDLISVRCQVASQKISFARYRPFPFWDRVRNAFLN
- a CDS encoding YutD family protein codes for the protein MFQIGGKNYELLQDHKNGWNPEAFRDRYSEVLDRYDYIIGDWGYNQLRLKGFYRDGHPKANKDTSIVVLDDYINEYCNFGCAYFVLQKSREVINKNGVNDEIVAPDIQQLVDAQREQAGTLETEEQQEVLQHTAGEQEWPQPQQDSTATEESRVEQPREFREPRELQRREPKDAQEVRERQPREARESRSSREGREGNRQREPREARDSRQPREPREAKDGRNPGEGQQTREPRRQRNQQGNFDKKESRGPRYERQPKENREGRQVRVSREPEGQRQTHPAAKAEKTESSKKNKTFTAPQQNGS
- the lipA gene encoding lipoyl synthase → MSRKEKEAKPDWIRIKLTTGDNYQEIKSMMRSKTLHTVCEEARCPNIYECWANRTATFMILGDICTRACRFCAVNTGLPTELDLQEPDRVAEAAGNMNLKHCVVTSVARDDLKDGGATIFAETVRAIRGRLPLCSVEVLIPDFMGDIESLRIVMDAKPDILNHNIETVERMSDKVRAKAKYRRSLELLQRAKQLNPAIPTKSSIMLGVGEEWDEILQAMDDLRKVDCDILTIGQYLQPSEKHLYVQKYYPPEDFAKLKEEGLQRGFSHVESGPLVRSSYQAHEQVKSAAQHKEESALSQA